A single region of the Triticum dicoccoides isolate Atlit2015 ecotype Zavitan chromosome 2B, WEW_v2.0, whole genome shotgun sequence genome encodes:
- the LOC119364575 gene encoding glycerophosphodiester phosphodiesterase GDPDL4-like, which produces MGSGRVCSVVASVVLLWLGVAAAQGDSPWKTLSGNAPAIIAKGGFSGLFPDSSEFAYQFAMIASSPDTILYCDVRLTKDGLGVCLPDIKMDNCTNIPDFYPKGKKSYLVNGVSTTGWFSVDYNGTELSQVSLKQSIFSRTPRFDPSFFPLLAVEDVASKFKPPGMWLNIQHDGFYSQFNMSMRKYILSVSRRVIVDYISSPEASFLTSISGRVSNNTKLVFRFLDEATLEPSTKETYASMLKNLTFIKTFASGILVPKKYIWPVSPDNYLQPYTSIVDDAHKAGLEIYAADFANDFTLSYNHSYDPLTESLSFIDNGAFSVDGILTDFPVTPSEAIGCFANLNKSNTDHGKPLIISHNGASGDYPGCTDLAYQKAVDDGADVIDCPVQVTKDGIPVCMGSINLMDSTTVAKSPFASQAAVMKDIESVLGVFTFNLTWDDIVKNLKPKISTPLSTFSLDRNPRYRNAGNFMRLSDFLDFSKDKDLSGIMISIEHAAFLAEELGFDMVDAVIKALDDSGYNKQTAQKVMIQSTNSSVLVKFKQETKYDLVYMINEDVSDAAPSSLAGIKKFADAVSVETSSVYPENRHFTSHQTDLVESLQTAGLSVYAYNLMNEFVSQPYDFFSDATAQIITYVQGAGVDGLITDFPATARRYKSNTCMNMGNKTPSFMAPPRPGDLLQLISKPAQPPALAPMPLLMDSDVSEPPLPPARLNNATTAPAPSSAPRMQTRIPFLVTLAMLSGWVAV; this is translated from the exons ATGGGGAGCGGCCGTGTCTGCTCCGTTGTCGCGTCCGTCGTCTTGCTCTGGCTGGGCGTGGCCGCTGCGCAGGGTGACTCTCCTTGGAAGACGCTTAGCG GCAATGCTCCGGCGATCATAGCCAAGGGTGGATTTTCAGGCCTATTCCCTGACTCAAGTGAATTCGCTTACCAGTTCGCGATGATTGCGAGCTCGCCCGATACAATCCTGTACTGTGATGTCCGGCTGACAAAGGATGGCCTTGGCGTCTGCCTACCGGACATTAAGATGGACAACTGCACCAACATTCCAGATTTCTATCCTAAGGGTAAGAAGAGCTACCTTGTTAATGGCGTATCGACAACCGGATGGTTCTCCGTGGACTACAACGGCACCGAGCTCTCGCAAGTGTCTT TGAAGCAGTCAATCTTCTCTCGCACGCCCAGGTTTGATCCAAGCTTCTTCCCATTGCTTGCCGTTGAAGATGTGGCATCAAAGTTTAAGCCTCCTGGAATGTGGCTCAATATCCAG CATGACGGTTTCTACAGCCAGTTCAACATGAGCATGAGGAAATATATCCTTTCTGTGTCGAGACGTGTTATTGTCGACTACATCTCTTCACCTGAAGCAAGCTTTCTCACCAGCATCAGTGGAAGGGTTAGCAACAACACAAAGCTCGTGTTCCGCTTTCTCGATGAGGCCACTCTTGAGCCATCTACCAAAGAGACATATGCTTCCATGTTGAAAAATCTTACATTTATCAAGACATTTGCATCTGGGATACTTGTCCCGAAGAAGTATATCTGGCCTGTTTCACCAGATAATTATCTGCAACCATACACTTCGATCGTCGATGATGCTCATAAAGCGGGGCTGGAAATTTATGCTGCTGATTTTGCCAACGACTTTACTCTCAGTTACAACCATAGCTATGATCCATTAACTGAATCTCTCTCGTTCATTGATAATGGTGCATTTTCTGTTGATGGCATATTGACTGATTTCCCCGTTACGCCTTCAGAAGCCATTG GCTGTTTTGCGAATTTGAACAAAAGCAACACAGATCATG GGAAACCTCTAATTATTTCTCACAATGGTGCCAGTGGAGATTACCCAGGCTGCACCGATCTAGCTTATCAGAAAGCAGTCGACGATGGTGCAGATGTCATTGATTGCCCTGTGCAAGTGACCAAAGACGGCATACCAGTATGCATGGGATCCATTAACTTAATGGATAGTACTACTGTTGCAAAATCACCATTTGCGTCCCAGGCAGCAGTAATGAAAGATATTGAGAGTGTCCTAGGAGTCTTTACTTTCAACCTCACTTGGGATGACATCGTGAAGAATCTAAAAC ccaaaatatctaccccactTAGCACCTTCAGTTTGGACAGAAATCCAAGGTACAGGAATGCAGGAAATTTCATGAGATTATCGGACTTTCTGGACTTTTCAAAAGACAAGGATTTATCAGGAATCATGATTAGCATAGAG CATGCTGCTTTTCTAGCAGAGGAACTCGGATTTGACATGGTGGATGCAGTTATCAAAGCGCTTGATGACTCCGGCTACAACAAACAAACCGCTCAGAAAGTTATGATTCAGTCAACCAACAGCTCGGTTCTGGTGAAGTTCAAGCAGGAAACAAAATACGACCTCGTGTACATGATCAATGAAGATGTGAGCGATGCCGCGCCTTCCTCTCTCGCGGGCATTAAGAAGTTTGCCGATGCCGTTTCTGTGGAAACCAGCTCTGTTTACCCTGAAAACCGCCATTTCACGTCGCACCAGACAGACCTTGTCGAGTCCCTCCAGACCGCCGGGCTCTCGGTCtacgcctacaacctcatgaatgaGTTTGTTTCTCAGCCATACGACTTCTTCTCGGATGCGACCGCGCAGATCATTACCTATGTTCAGGGTGCCGGAGTGGATGGGTTGATCACGGATTTCCCGGCTACGGCCCGGAGATACAAAT CGAACACTTGCATGAACATGGGGAACAAAACCCCAAGCTTCATGGCCCCTCCTCGTCCCGGTGATCTGCTGCAGCTCATCAGTAAGCCGGCGCAACCACCGGCACTAGCCCCGATGCCGTTGCTAATGGATTCCGACGTGTCGGAGCCGCCCCTACCGCCCGCAAGATTGAACAATGCTACCACAGCTCCAGCACCTTCGTCTGCACCCAGAATGCAGACTCGTATCCCATTCCTCGTCACCTTGGCAATGCTTTCTGGCTGGGTCGCGGTCTGA